One Desulfobulbus oligotrophicus DNA segment encodes these proteins:
- the rplD gene encoding 50S ribosomal protein L4 codes for MAVCTVLNSRAEKVGEIELNDALFNVTVNTGVLHEVVCMQRANRRSGNASTKTRGEVRGGGAKPWRQKGTGRARAGSRRSPLWRGGGTVFGPRPKDYSYTLPKKVRKLALKMALSARHQEGNLVVIDAFELPEVKTKGFLGVMSNFAFKNCLIVTDQVDQTVSLSARNAVGFKVLPVAGLNVYDILKYSKLMLVQPSVPKIEERLMA; via the coding sequence ATGGCTGTCTGTACAGTTCTAAATTCTCGCGCTGAAAAGGTCGGCGAGATTGAGTTAAATGATGCATTGTTCAATGTAACAGTAAACACCGGAGTTTTGCATGAAGTCGTTTGTATGCAAAGAGCAAACAGGCGCAGTGGTAATGCAAGCACGAAGACCCGCGGTGAGGTGAGAGGCGGCGGAGCGAAACCTTGGCGTCAAAAAGGAACCGGCCGGGCTCGTGCAGGGAGCAGGAGGTCGCCGTTGTGGCGTGGAGGCGGGACTGTTTTTGGTCCGAGACCTAAGGATTACAGCTATACTCTACCTAAAAAGGTAAGAAAGCTGGCTCTGAAGATGGCTTTAAGCGCACGTCATCAGGAGGGAAATCTGGTTGTCATTGATGCGTTTGAGCTGCCTGAGGTTAAAACAAAAGGATTTCTCGGGGTTATGTCCAACTTTGCATTCAAAAACTGCCTGATAGTCACCGATCAGGTTGACCAGACGGTCTCCTTATCCGCACGAAATGCAGTGGGATTCAAGGTGCTTCCGGTAGCCGGCCTGAATGTATACGACATCTTAAAGTATTCAAAACTTATGCTTGTCCAGCCGAGTGTGCCCAAAATAGAAGAGAGGTTGATGGCGTGA
- the rplW gene encoding 50S ribosomal protein L23 has protein sequence MKTVYKILERPCLTEKGNLLQETENKVVLKVNTRANKIEIKNAVEKLFDVKVAKVATTNMVGKKKRVGVKSIGRTSNWKKAYVTLAEGKINFLDEL, from the coding sequence GTGAAAACAGTCTACAAAATTCTGGAACGTCCGTGTCTGACTGAAAAAGGGAATCTTCTTCAGGAAACTGAAAATAAGGTTGTGTTGAAGGTAAACACTCGCGCCAATAAAATTGAAATAAAAAATGCCGTCGAAAAACTTTTCGATGTTAAGGTGGCCAAAGTTGCCACTACGAACATGGTTGGCAAGAAAAAACGAGTAGGTGTCAAGTCGATAGGTCGAACAAGCAATTGGAAAAAGGCTTATGTCACTCTTGCTGAAGGGAAAATTAATTTTCTGGATGAGCTTTAA